CGCTCCGCGAGCAAACCGCAGGGTGCGCCGCGCGGTAGTCATGGTCGCAGCGGTAGCGGCGGGCAGGGGCGTAGCGGCGGGGGTGCAGGCGCAGGTAACGCCGGCGCGAGCGGACAGCAACGCACCCCCAGCAGCCCACCACGCACGTTTTCGACCACCGCCTCGCCCAGCGCGCGGCCGCGTTCAGGTGGTACTTCGCGGCGGTAACGCCAGCAAGTTAACGGATTCTGCGTGATCAGCTTCCGGCTGAAAGTACAGTTTGATCAGGGCTTGAAGGCCGTTTTGATGGAAGTTGATTTCCCATCATTTCGGCCGTTTAGCCCTTTTGCAATGGGCTTTTCAGCCAAAAGCTGATGGTGAAGCTCAGGCATTGACTATGGTGTCTCTGCCCGTACCTGAAACACATTGCCTTCGGGATCAACACCGTCGCAAATACGCTCTGAACCCAGTTGCCATTCGCGATCTGGTGGGTTCAGCTCGCCGCCCAGCCGCGCTGCAGTCGCTCGCGCGATGGCGATGTCGGCTACCGGAAACACCAGCTTGATGGCGGCTTCCTCGCGGCGTTCGGGCGGAGAGCTGGTCTCGAAGGTGGCGGCGATGTGCGGCGGGATGCCGTGTACCACCAGCTCGAAGGCGCCGGTGCCAAGCCGCGCCCAGGTCGGCCCCGCTTCGGTGACCGACAGACCAGCCACGGCTTCATAGAACGCACGCATGCGGGCCACGTCCTTGACAAACAGGACGGCGCCGAACTTGTTCATGACTTCCTCCCTGTCTCGCGTTGTGGGCTGTGGTGGCGACGCGGTGCGTCACGTCCGATTGCCCTGATCAATCCGGCCTCGGCAACAAGTCCATCACGCGTTGCCGTGTCGACACCGACCCGCACATCTGCGCGACGTACTGCAATGCCATACGATGCTCGGGTTCGCTGTAGTCACCCAGCGCGTCGGCGACCATCGTCATCTGGACGTTGCGCATGTAGCCGTCAATGCAGCTCACCATCACGCCATGATGCGCGAATACACCGCAGACGATGACCTGATCGCGGTTCATCTTGTGCAGCGTCGGTTCCAGTTCAGTGTCAAAGAACGCGCTGTGGCGGGGTTTGTGAATCACATATTCGTCCGCCCGGGGCGCCAGCG
This is a stretch of genomic DNA from Casimicrobium huifangae. It encodes these proteins:
- a CDS encoding VOC family protein encodes the protein MNKFGAVLFVKDVARMRAFYEAVAGLSVTEAGPTWARLGTGAFELVVHGIPPHIAATFETSSPPERREEAAIKLVFPVADIAIARATAARLGGELNPPDREWQLGSERICDGVDPEGNVFQVRAETP